The Impatiens glandulifera chromosome 3, dImpGla2.1, whole genome shotgun sequence genome contains a region encoding:
- the LOC124929061 gene encoding uncharacterized protein LOC124929061 isoform X2: protein MLSSGNNMSRSADILPLSQCLPLEPIVLDCQKYTRSGELRRVLGVSLGSSSEEHTFGAIYLKPSPPVATEELKNFKDSVQDASRKARDRAKMFRESIFKLDKYREALSSKKRQRNGGLSIERPGVSLSKNQILRTPQEQATPRYDDKSQSAGPGLKKRIRTSMVNADGRSAVISRQQIIVEKDRDLLKVGGEIQIEEKMRNLAGGGEGWEKKLKRKRSVGAAGYRSTNGERELKKDVHPKMTPHAKLRTNDALGFRSRSATGMGGVDKTSENSELISPKPSPSLRNELENVASLKDRASTMDERVLPKGNNMLGHEENSAEKISRAQKAGSVITVDLSPHGHQSSGTIESLELPFTQRGQALGLTNDNKRPLAIAGSSANSVTHWGGQRPQKILRTKRSNVASPVASNDETHISSQSYMASDQSTKFYSPETNKSSESDNPKFKIKLEKTPSPVGLSEGEESRDRENNVKEKVLDIAVTTNLVNGSFPFTLRKNIVFAKEETGNGGHGQGRTGRYFPFTRPSGNFVLESETVPPTKQLQCMKRGPDKNRSKSGRPPVKKLKDRKVPTRAGPVLNSGKSVCTGGQNGDREELLAAANSARNASHAACSGLVWKETEPLFASVSPKDLLYLKQQLSVADNLNESLGQFFRYERNLSGDVRDKKVSDCSGQSNDESGSISEGLNMGRRLDSVPTLYERLISSLIDEDEIEEFYHQDEGRNTSFQSVSDDSHCGSCIDESEVDFQAQKPCILDRLSCNRSVSSNAHSSNRSVSSSLCNSEQWQADDGLSSFDVGNTSRISHSDPYVPILSPANASGGSITDSQYQLMSLDERIALELQSVGLYPDNMSLLQPELAERENGLNQEIAELQRGLLQNVGEVKKCLGKIDKEIESSRISEMRAIEQRAMDDLVVMAYRKIATSRNSNSSRGMARRVPKEVALAFGKRALARCHKFEETGSSCFLEPPFKDILFSTTLRNKEIESIKVSGPGAVTNPYHEGFTHKATTGSSAVFSNVVKNEYHSWGRQREGLLNNLAGSGIITNGEMLTNSTARVVERKAKAKPKQKTENGIHPVRGGGGGGGGQSSGRIQGNHHPKEEKGTTDFANLPLNELDSIDLGMNKDGLGGTQDLSSWLNFEEDGSFDHGDSSMGLEIPMDDLSDLQMLM, encoded by the exons ATGTTGAGTTCTGGAAATAATATGAGCAGGAGCGCCGATATTCTACCATTGTCACAATGTTTGCCACTCGAACCAATTGTCCTCGACTGTCAGAAATATACTCGATCAGGAGAGCTGAGGCGAGTTCTTGGTGTTTCCCTTGGTAGTTCATCAGAGGAACATACTTTTGGAGCTATTTATCTGAAACCTTCCCCTCCTGTTGCAACAGAGGAGTTGAAGAATTTTAAGGATAGTGTACAAGATGCTTCCAGAAAGGCCAG GGATAGGGCAAAAATGTTCCGTGAATCCATATTTAAACTTGATAAATATCGGGAAGCTTTGAGCTCTAAGAAACGACAGAGAAATGGAGGTTTGTCAATTGAGAGGCCAGGAGTGAGCTTGTCAAAGAATCAGATTCTTCGAACTCCTCAAGAGCAAGCTACTCCAAGATATGATGATAAAAGTCAGTCTGCTGGACCTGGTTTGAAGAAGCGCATCCGCACATCAATGGTAAAT GCGGATGGTAGATCTGCTGTTATCTCAAGGCAGCAGATTATTGTGGAAAAAGATAGAGATCTTCTTAAGGTTGGTGGGGAGATCCAGATAGAAGAAAAGATGAGGAATTTGGCAGGTGGTGGTGAAGGATGggagaaaaaattgaaaaggaaACGATCTGTTGGAGCAGCAGGATATAGAAGCACAAATGGGGAACGGGAACTGAAGAAAGATGTTCACCCTAAGATGACTCCTCATGCTAAGCTGCGGACTAATGATGCGCTTGGTTTTAG ATCAAGATCAGCCACAGGAATGGGTGGAGTAGATAAAACATCCGAGAATTCTGAGCTAATTAGTCCAAAGCCCAGTCCATCGCTGAGGAATGAATTGGAAAATGTTGCTTCTCTAAAGGATCGGGCTAGTACAATGGATGAGAGGGTTCTACCTAAAGGAAATAACAT GCTAGGTCATGAGGAAAATTCAGCTGAGAAGATATCGAGAGCACAAAAAGCGGGCTCTGTCATTACAGTTGACTTATCTCCTCATGGCCATCAATCTTCTGGAACTATAGAATCTTTGGAGCTTCCTTTTACTCAAAGAGGTCAGGCCTTAGGTTTGACAAATGATAATAAACGTCCTCTGGCCATTGCTGGCTCATCTGCTAATTCTGTAACCCATTGGGGTGGTCAGAGACCACAAAAGATCTTGCGTACAAAAAGGTCTAATGTTGCTTCTCCTGTGGcaagtaatgatgaaacccataTCTCATCTCAAAGCTATATGGCATCTGATCAGAGCACTAAATTTTATTCTCCTGAAACCAACAAGTCATCAGAGAGTGATAacccaaaattcaaaataaagcTTGAGAAAACTCCATCTCCAGTTGGATTATCTGAAGGCGAAGAGTCAAGAGATAGGGAGAACAACGTGAAAGAGAAAGTGTTAGATATTGCTGTTACTACAAATCTTGTTAATGGGTCTTTTCCTTTTACTTTGAGGAAAAACATAGTTTTTGCAAAGGAGGAAACTGGAAATGGAGGTCATGGTCAGGGAAGGACAGGGAGATATTTTCCATTTACTAGGCCATCGGGAAATTTTGTGCTTGAATCAGAAACGGTACCTCCAACTAAGCAACTACAATGCATGAAGCGGGGTCCTGACAAGAATAGAAG TAAGTCGGGTCGTCCACCTGTAAAAAAGCTAAAGGATCGGAAAGTTCCGACTCGTGCCGGACCTGTGCTCAATAGCGGCAAATCGGTGTGCACTG GTGGACAGAATGGTGATCGTGAAGAACTATTAGCTGCAGCAAATTCAGCCCGGAATGCTAGCC ATGCTGCATGCTCTGGTTTAGTTTGGAAGGAAACAGAACCCCTCTTTGCTTCTGTCAGTCCAAAAGACTTATTATACTTGAAGCAACAG CTTTCTGTTGCGGACAACCTGAATGAAAGTTTGGGCCAGTTTTTCCGTTATGAACGCAATCTTTCG GGTGATGTCAGGGACAAAAAGGTTTCTGATTGCTCTGGTCAGTCAAATGATGAATCTGGTAGCATTTCTGAAGGACTTAATATGGGAAGGAGGCTGGATAGTGTTCCCACATTATATGAACGACTTATTTCTTCTTTGATTGACGAAGATGAAATTGAAGAATTTTATCACCAAGATGAAGGGAGAAACACGTCCTTTCAGAGCGTCAGTGATGATTCACATTGTGGTTCATGTATTGATGAGTCAGAAGTGGATTTTCAGGCCCAGAAACCGTGTATATTGGACAGATTGTCTTGCAACAGGAGTGTTTCTTCAAATGCACACAGTAGTAACCGAAGTGTGTCCAGTTCTCTATGCAATAGTGAACAATGGCAAGCAGATGATGGCTTGTCAAGTTTCGATGTGGGAAATACCTCTAGGATTTCTCATAGTGATCCATATGTGCCAATTCTTTCCCCAGCAAATGCAAGTGGTGGTTCAATAACCGATTCTCAATATCAGCTGATGAGTTTGGATGAAAGAATTGCTCTTGAGTTACAGAGCGTTGGTTTATATCCAGATAATATG TCTCTTTTACAGCCTGAGCTTGCTGAGAGGGAAAATGGCCTCAATCAAGAAATAGCTGAGCTTCAACGGGGTCTGCTtcaaaat GTGGGAGAAGTCAAGAAATGTTTGGGGAAAATAGACAAAGAAATAGAATCATCTAGAATTTCTGAAATGAG GGCAATTGAACAGCGTGCTATGGATGATCTTGTTGTGATGGCTTACAGAAAAATAGCG ACTAGTAGAAATAGCAATTCTTCAAGAGGTATGGCTCGTAGGGTCCCAAAGGAGGTTGCTCTGGCTTTTGGGAAACGTGCACTGGCCAGATGCCACAAATTTGAAGAAACTGGGAGTAGCTGCTTTCTTGAACCCCCGTTTAAGGATATTCTCTTCTCTACAACTCTAAGGAACAAAGAAATCGAGTCCATTAAAGTTTCTGGTCCTGGAGCTGTTACCAACCCCTATCATGAGGGTTTTACCCACAAAGCCACAACTGGTAGTTCAG CAGTCTTTAGCAATGTTGTTAAGAATGAGTATCATAGTTGGGGAAGACAAAGAGAAGGTTTACTCAATAACCTGGCTGGCAGTGGCATAATCACAAATGGAGAAATGTTAACAAATTCAACTGCTAGAGTTGTTGAGCGAAAAGCAAAAGCAAAGCCGAAGCAAAAGACAGAAAACGGGATTCATCCAGtgagaggaggaggaggaggaggaggaggacagAGCTCAGGTCGAATTCAGGGAAATCATCATCCCAAGGAAGAAAAGGGAACTACTGATTTTGCTAATTTGCCACTAAATGAGTTGGATTCAATTGATCTAGGAATGAATAAGGATGGCCTTGGAGGTACTCAAGATCTGAGTTCTTGGTTGAACTTTGAAGAAGATGGTTCGTTTGATCATGGTGATTCTTCTATGGGCCTTGAGATACCTATGGATGACCTTTCAGATTTGCAGATGCTCATGTGA
- the LOC124929061 gene encoding uncharacterized protein LOC124929061 isoform X1, protein MLSSGNNMSRSADILPLSQCLPLEPIVLDCQKYTRSGELRRVLGVSLGSSSEEHTFGAIYLKPSPPVATEELKNFKDSVQDASRKARDRAKMFRESIFKLDKYREALSSKKRQRNGGLSIERPGVSLSKNQILRTPQEQATPRYDDKSQSAGPGLKKRIRTSMVNADGRSAVISRQQIIVEKDRDLLKVGGEIQIEEKMRNLAGGGEGWEKKLKRKRSVGAAGYRSTNGERELKKDVHPKMTPHAKLRTNDALGFRSRSATGMGGVDKTSENSELISPKPSPSLRNELENVASLKDRASTMDERVLPKGNNMLGHEENSAEKISRAQKAGSVITVDLSPHGHQSSGTIESLELPFTQRGQALGLTNDNKRPLAIAGSSANSVTHWGGQRPQKILRTKRSNVASPVASNDETHISSQSYMASDQSTKFYSPETNKSSESDNPKFKIKLEKTPSPVGLSEGEESRDRENNVKEKVLDIAVTTNLVNGSFPFTLRKNIVFAKEETGNGGHGQGRTGRYFPFTRPSGNFVLESETVPPTKQLQCMKRGPDKNRSKSGRPPVKKLKDRKVPTRAGPVLNSGKSVCTGGQNGDREELLAAANSARNASHAACSGLVWKETEPLFASVSPKDLLYLKQQLSVADNLNESLGQFFRYERNLSGDVRDKKVSDCSGQSNDESGSISEGLNMGRRLDSVPTLYERLISSLIDEDEIEEFYHQDEGRNTSFQSVSDDSHCGSCIDESEVDFQAQKPCILDRLSCNRSVSSNAHSSNRSVSSSLCNSEQWQADDGLSSFDVGNTSRISHSDPYVPILSPANASGGSITDSQYQLMSLDERIALELQSVGLYPDNMSLLQPELAERENGLNQEIAELQRGLLQNVGEVKKCLGKIDKEIESSRISEMRAIEQRAMDDLVVMAYRKIATSRNSNSSRGMARRVPKEVALAFGKRALARCHKFEETGSSCFLEPPFKDILFSTTLRNKEIESIKVSGPGAVTNPYHEGFTHKATTGSSAAVFSNVVKNEYHSWGRQREGLLNNLAGSGIITNGEMLTNSTARVVERKAKAKPKQKTENGIHPVRGGGGGGGGQSSGRIQGNHHPKEEKGTTDFANLPLNELDSIDLGMNKDGLGGTQDLSSWLNFEEDGSFDHGDSSMGLEIPMDDLSDLQMLM, encoded by the exons ATGTTGAGTTCTGGAAATAATATGAGCAGGAGCGCCGATATTCTACCATTGTCACAATGTTTGCCACTCGAACCAATTGTCCTCGACTGTCAGAAATATACTCGATCAGGAGAGCTGAGGCGAGTTCTTGGTGTTTCCCTTGGTAGTTCATCAGAGGAACATACTTTTGGAGCTATTTATCTGAAACCTTCCCCTCCTGTTGCAACAGAGGAGTTGAAGAATTTTAAGGATAGTGTACAAGATGCTTCCAGAAAGGCCAG GGATAGGGCAAAAATGTTCCGTGAATCCATATTTAAACTTGATAAATATCGGGAAGCTTTGAGCTCTAAGAAACGACAGAGAAATGGAGGTTTGTCAATTGAGAGGCCAGGAGTGAGCTTGTCAAAGAATCAGATTCTTCGAACTCCTCAAGAGCAAGCTACTCCAAGATATGATGATAAAAGTCAGTCTGCTGGACCTGGTTTGAAGAAGCGCATCCGCACATCAATGGTAAAT GCGGATGGTAGATCTGCTGTTATCTCAAGGCAGCAGATTATTGTGGAAAAAGATAGAGATCTTCTTAAGGTTGGTGGGGAGATCCAGATAGAAGAAAAGATGAGGAATTTGGCAGGTGGTGGTGAAGGATGggagaaaaaattgaaaaggaaACGATCTGTTGGAGCAGCAGGATATAGAAGCACAAATGGGGAACGGGAACTGAAGAAAGATGTTCACCCTAAGATGACTCCTCATGCTAAGCTGCGGACTAATGATGCGCTTGGTTTTAG ATCAAGATCAGCCACAGGAATGGGTGGAGTAGATAAAACATCCGAGAATTCTGAGCTAATTAGTCCAAAGCCCAGTCCATCGCTGAGGAATGAATTGGAAAATGTTGCTTCTCTAAAGGATCGGGCTAGTACAATGGATGAGAGGGTTCTACCTAAAGGAAATAACAT GCTAGGTCATGAGGAAAATTCAGCTGAGAAGATATCGAGAGCACAAAAAGCGGGCTCTGTCATTACAGTTGACTTATCTCCTCATGGCCATCAATCTTCTGGAACTATAGAATCTTTGGAGCTTCCTTTTACTCAAAGAGGTCAGGCCTTAGGTTTGACAAATGATAATAAACGTCCTCTGGCCATTGCTGGCTCATCTGCTAATTCTGTAACCCATTGGGGTGGTCAGAGACCACAAAAGATCTTGCGTACAAAAAGGTCTAATGTTGCTTCTCCTGTGGcaagtaatgatgaaacccataTCTCATCTCAAAGCTATATGGCATCTGATCAGAGCACTAAATTTTATTCTCCTGAAACCAACAAGTCATCAGAGAGTGATAacccaaaattcaaaataaagcTTGAGAAAACTCCATCTCCAGTTGGATTATCTGAAGGCGAAGAGTCAAGAGATAGGGAGAACAACGTGAAAGAGAAAGTGTTAGATATTGCTGTTACTACAAATCTTGTTAATGGGTCTTTTCCTTTTACTTTGAGGAAAAACATAGTTTTTGCAAAGGAGGAAACTGGAAATGGAGGTCATGGTCAGGGAAGGACAGGGAGATATTTTCCATTTACTAGGCCATCGGGAAATTTTGTGCTTGAATCAGAAACGGTACCTCCAACTAAGCAACTACAATGCATGAAGCGGGGTCCTGACAAGAATAGAAG TAAGTCGGGTCGTCCACCTGTAAAAAAGCTAAAGGATCGGAAAGTTCCGACTCGTGCCGGACCTGTGCTCAATAGCGGCAAATCGGTGTGCACTG GTGGACAGAATGGTGATCGTGAAGAACTATTAGCTGCAGCAAATTCAGCCCGGAATGCTAGCC ATGCTGCATGCTCTGGTTTAGTTTGGAAGGAAACAGAACCCCTCTTTGCTTCTGTCAGTCCAAAAGACTTATTATACTTGAAGCAACAG CTTTCTGTTGCGGACAACCTGAATGAAAGTTTGGGCCAGTTTTTCCGTTATGAACGCAATCTTTCG GGTGATGTCAGGGACAAAAAGGTTTCTGATTGCTCTGGTCAGTCAAATGATGAATCTGGTAGCATTTCTGAAGGACTTAATATGGGAAGGAGGCTGGATAGTGTTCCCACATTATATGAACGACTTATTTCTTCTTTGATTGACGAAGATGAAATTGAAGAATTTTATCACCAAGATGAAGGGAGAAACACGTCCTTTCAGAGCGTCAGTGATGATTCACATTGTGGTTCATGTATTGATGAGTCAGAAGTGGATTTTCAGGCCCAGAAACCGTGTATATTGGACAGATTGTCTTGCAACAGGAGTGTTTCTTCAAATGCACACAGTAGTAACCGAAGTGTGTCCAGTTCTCTATGCAATAGTGAACAATGGCAAGCAGATGATGGCTTGTCAAGTTTCGATGTGGGAAATACCTCTAGGATTTCTCATAGTGATCCATATGTGCCAATTCTTTCCCCAGCAAATGCAAGTGGTGGTTCAATAACCGATTCTCAATATCAGCTGATGAGTTTGGATGAAAGAATTGCTCTTGAGTTACAGAGCGTTGGTTTATATCCAGATAATATG TCTCTTTTACAGCCTGAGCTTGCTGAGAGGGAAAATGGCCTCAATCAAGAAATAGCTGAGCTTCAACGGGGTCTGCTtcaaaat GTGGGAGAAGTCAAGAAATGTTTGGGGAAAATAGACAAAGAAATAGAATCATCTAGAATTTCTGAAATGAG GGCAATTGAACAGCGTGCTATGGATGATCTTGTTGTGATGGCTTACAGAAAAATAGCG ACTAGTAGAAATAGCAATTCTTCAAGAGGTATGGCTCGTAGGGTCCCAAAGGAGGTTGCTCTGGCTTTTGGGAAACGTGCACTGGCCAGATGCCACAAATTTGAAGAAACTGGGAGTAGCTGCTTTCTTGAACCCCCGTTTAAGGATATTCTCTTCTCTACAACTCTAAGGAACAAAGAAATCGAGTCCATTAAAGTTTCTGGTCCTGGAGCTGTTACCAACCCCTATCATGAGGGTTTTACCCACAAAGCCACAACTGGTAGTTCAG CAGCAGTCTTTAGCAATGTTGTTAAGAATGAGTATCATAGTTGGGGAAGACAAAGAGAAGGTTTACTCAATAACCTGGCTGGCAGTGGCATAATCACAAATGGAGAAATGTTAACAAATTCAACTGCTAGAGTTGTTGAGCGAAAAGCAAAAGCAAAGCCGAAGCAAAAGACAGAAAACGGGATTCATCCAGtgagaggaggaggaggaggaggaggaggacagAGCTCAGGTCGAATTCAGGGAAATCATCATCCCAAGGAAGAAAAGGGAACTACTGATTTTGCTAATTTGCCACTAAATGAGTTGGATTCAATTGATCTAGGAATGAATAAGGATGGCCTTGGAGGTACTCAAGATCTGAGTTCTTGGTTGAACTTTGAAGAAGATGGTTCGTTTGATCATGGTGATTCTTCTATGGGCCTTGAGATACCTATGGATGACCTTTCAGATTTGCAGATGCTCATGTGA